The Actinomycetes bacterium nucleotide sequence CCAGCGCAGCCGGTCCTCGAAGTGGGGGAGCTCGAGCCAGGGGCGGAGGAAGCCGGGCGACTGGGCGCCCTGACCGGGCGCGACGATGACGAGCACGGGTCCACCCTTTCGGACTCCGGCCGGTCCGGGGGTGCGGGACCGGACCAAGATGTCCGGGACGACTTTGGAGGTTCTCTACAAGTCCGGGCCGGGACGGTCGGCCAGCGCGGGGCCCTCCGCGGGCCCTCCGGACAGGCGCCCGAGGGTCAGCGCGAGCCGCAGCGCGAAGGCGTGCCGGGGGTCGGAAGGGGTGTAGCCGGTGACCTCCGCGACCCGGCGCAGCCGGTAGCGGACCGTGTTGGGGTGCACGAACAGGGCGCGGGCCGTCGCCTCCAGCGACGAGGTCTGCTCGAGGTACGCCGCGAGGGTCTCGACCAGGGCGGTCCCGGTCGACAGCAGGGGCTCGTAGACGTCCTGCACCAGCCGGCTGCGGGCCAGCTCGTCGCCGGACAGGGCCCGCTCCGGCAGCAGGTCGTCGGCCAGCACCGGCCGCGGCGCGTCCGGCCAGGCCGGTGCCGCCCGCAAGCCGGCCACCGCCGCCGCAGCGCTCTCGCCGGCCCCGAGCAGGTCGGCGACCACCGGCCCGATGACGACCGGGCCGGGACCGAACTGCGCGACCAGGTGGCGGGTCGCTCGCACCGGGTCGGCCGGCCCCCCGAGGATCGCGACCAGCCGGTCGCCCTGGACGCCGGTCAGGACGTCGAGCCGGTGGGCCCGGGCGGCCCGGCGGATGTCGTCGACCACCGCCTCCGGCTCGGCGTCGGGCGCCTGGCCGACCACGACGACCGCTGTGTCGTGGCTGGCCCAGCCGAGAGCGGCCGCCCGGGACCGCAGGGAGTCGTCGGACTCGCCGCGCAGCAGGGCGTCGACCACCAGGGACTCCAGGCGGGCGTCCCACGCGCCCCGGGCCTCGGCCGCCTCGGCGTAGACCTGGGCCGCCGCGAACGCGATCTCGCGCGAGTAGCGCAGCACGGCCTCGCGCAGCTCCTGCTCGTGCCCGGGGGCGATCTGCTCGATCTGCTCCTCGACGACCGCGATGACCACCCGGACCAGCTCGACGGTCTGCTGCAGGGTGACCGACCGGGTCAGCTCACGAGGAGCGGTGCCGAACACGTCGGCGCTGATCGCCTGCGGCTCCTCGGGGTGGCGGAACCACTCGACGAAGGCGGCCACTC carries:
- a CDS encoding helix-turn-helix domain-containing protein, encoding MPRRAPSMVRRLEGSMDTLATAAVARMDEVLPWYRAMPAENRSWVNLVAQAGVAAFVEWFRHPEEPQAISADVFGTAPRELTRSVTLQQTVELVRVVIAVVEEQIEQIAPGHEQELREAVLRYSREIAFAAAQVYAEAAEARGAWDARLESLVVDALLRGESDDSLRSRAAALGWASHDTAVVVVGQAPDAEPEAVVDDIRRAARAHRLDVLTGVQGDRLVAILGGPADPVRATRHLVAQFGPGPVVIGPVVADLLGAGESAAAAVAGLRAAPAWPDAPRPVLADDLLPERALSGDELARSRLVQDVYEPLLSTGTALVETLAAYLEQTSSLEATARALFVHPNTVRYRLRRVAEVTGYTPSDPRHAFALRLALTLGRLSGGPAEGPALADRPGPDL